A portion of the Staphylococcus felis genome contains these proteins:
- the brnQ3 gene encoding branched-chain amino acid-like transporter carrier protein BrnQ3 has protein sequence MNKNTIFIGFMLFAIFFGAGNLIFPPNLGLSSGEYFWPAIIAFVITGIGLPLLAVVVGALDKQGYIGAINKIHPVFSVVFLLAIYLTIGPLFAIPRTASTSFEMTITPIINSGNPLWLFIFTIVYFIIVLYLCLNPGKIVDRIGAILTPLLLVTILAMIIKGFVDFSGNAKNVADPEVFSSNLSGFSKGFTEGYLTMDAIAAIAFSMIVVNAVKATGIKHANEIFKQTAMAGVIAAAALAFIYISLGFIGNHMIISEDTMKQLVDQNQNIGTYLLVTMANTGFGSLGKYLLGIIVALACLTTACGLIVSVSEYFNSILPKVSYKAYVIIFTVISLVLSNLGLNAVIKLSIPVLSIIYPIAITTVLMILVARFIPTRRVVQQVTVGVITIESILSVINSNGWVEIHFLNQLPLHAYSLEWFPIAIIVFIITFVISNITKKSSIIVYEKE, from the coding sequence ATGAACAAAAATACTATATTTATTGGCTTTATGTTATTTGCAATTTTCTTTGGGGCAGGTAACTTAATTTTCCCACCGAACTTAGGTTTATCAAGTGGTGAATATTTTTGGCCAGCTATTATTGCATTTGTAATAACAGGGATAGGTTTACCACTTTTAGCAGTAGTAGTTGGTGCATTAGATAAACAGGGGTATATAGGCGCTATTAACAAAATTCATCCTGTATTTTCAGTTGTTTTCCTATTAGCAATTTATTTAACTATTGGTCCTTTATTTGCTATTCCAAGGACTGCATCAACATCATTCGAAATGACAATCACTCCGATTATCAATTCAGGCAACCCGCTTTGGTTGTTTATTTTTACTATTGTTTATTTCATTATTGTCTTATATTTATGTTTAAACCCAGGTAAAATTGTTGATCGTATAGGGGCTATTTTGACACCATTACTTCTTGTAACGATTTTAGCTATGATTATCAAAGGGTTTGTAGACTTTAGTGGAAATGCAAAAAACGTTGCAGATCCTGAAGTGTTTTCAAGTAACTTATCTGGTTTCTCAAAAGGATTCACAGAAGGTTATTTAACAATGGATGCTATTGCTGCTATCGCATTCTCGATGATAGTCGTAAATGCAGTTAAAGCTACAGGCATTAAGCACGCAAATGAGATTTTCAAACAAACTGCAATGGCTGGTGTTATTGCTGCAGCTGCTTTAGCGTTTATCTATATTTCTCTTGGATTTATAGGTAATCATATGATTATTTCTGAAGATACGATGAAACAGCTTGTTGATCAAAACCAAAACATTGGTACATATTTATTGGTTACAATGGCTAATACAGGATTTGGATCATTGGGTAAATATTTACTTGGTATTATCGTTGCATTAGCTTGTCTTACAACAGCATGTGGACTTATCGTATCAGTAAGTGAATATTTCAACAGTATTTTACCAAAAGTCTCATACAAAGCTTATGTTATTATTTTCACAGTTATCAGTTTAGTACTATCTAATCTCGGATTAAATGCAGTTATCAAACTATCAATTCCAGTATTGTCAATTATTTATCCAATTGCAATCACGACCGTGTTAATGATTTTAGTAGCGCGTTTTATTCCTACTAGACGTGTTGTACAACAAGTGACGGTAGGTGTTATTACAATCGAATCCATTTTATCTGTAATTAACAGCAATGGTTGGGTTGAAATACATTTCTTAAATCAATTACCATTACATGCTTATTCACTTGAATGGTTCCCAATTGCCATCATT
- a CDS encoding vWA domain-containing protein: MSERFIMFNDEQLDAMKVMMLQDLARLLLKNKDVNVKIHKFPYYDAIDNELICSSFWAHRPERIEHTGLKTDVLLATYSYFNMDPQIVNEVLSNSEAFSHPKLYFQLFKMIEEMRILNLITSDRPKARAMVNLRKRTRLQYCETQIKVYQTKTLFTELFFLNLEKSFLTENFYDVPMIHASVNDKLHLIYQYLPDSFNLTSSEDTLFLVQRIMFQVDHILQEDMLNEYYHIPRHVYTALSDMTLDDIKRMDAANVDGQTDESDEDTHSENVASKSSDSETAGGAYLETELHEGENSEVISDNDTAREGDASDDMTDMMAKKGKGLSNDVKDNEEGGFSGISTPTLLLNGINQYVDIQWHTPEITPQHFESYQQVKADVQFETKDLIQIIKKTIDREYQDIRTNLTKGRLQKNLINWFIDDQYKLFYKKADLSQTFDATFTLLIDVSASMHDKMAETIKGVVLFHETLKALNVKHEILAFSEDAFETDETYQPNIIEEIMTYHRSIYHGEAPRIMSLTPQDDNRDGVAIRVASDRLLKRSETQKFLIVFSDGEPSAFNYSQDGILDTYEAVEASRKLGIEIFNVFLSQEPITESIEQTVHNIYGQYAIFVEGVSHLPSLLSPLLKKLLLKSF; encoded by the coding sequence ATGAGTGAGCGTTTTATAATGTTTAATGATGAACAACTTGATGCTATGAAAGTGATGATGCTTCAAGATTTAGCACGTTTATTATTAAAAAACAAAGATGTTAATGTAAAAATCCACAAATTCCCTTATTATGATGCGATTGATAATGAGTTGATATGTAGTTCATTTTGGGCGCATCGACCCGAACGCATTGAACACACCGGACTTAAAACGGATGTCCTATTAGCAACTTATAGTTATTTTAATATGGATCCACAGATAGTTAATGAAGTGCTATCTAATTCTGAAGCGTTTTCACACCCTAAACTATATTTTCAACTTTTCAAAATGATAGAAGAAATGCGCATCTTAAATCTCATCACCTCAGATCGCCCGAAAGCTAGAGCAATGGTTAATCTTAGAAAAAGGACACGACTTCAATATTGTGAAACGCAAATAAAAGTTTATCAAACCAAAACTTTATTTACGGAATTATTTTTCCTTAATCTTGAAAAGTCATTTTTAACAGAAAATTTTTATGATGTTCCTATGATACACGCTAGTGTAAATGATAAATTACATTTAATTTATCAATATTTACCTGATTCATTTAATCTTACCTCTAGCGAAGACACTCTGTTTTTAGTTCAACGTATTATGTTTCAAGTTGATCATATATTACAAGAAGACATGTTAAACGAATACTATCATATACCACGTCATGTTTATACAGCATTATCCGATATGACACTTGATGATATTAAACGTATGGACGCTGCGAATGTAGATGGTCAAACTGATGAATCTGATGAAGATACACATTCGGAAAATGTTGCATCTAAATCTAGCGATAGTGAAACGGCTGGTGGCGCTTACTTAGAAACTGAACTACACGAAGGCGAAAATAGTGAAGTCATTTCCGATAATGATACCGCACGTGAAGGAGACGCTTCTGACGATATGACTGATATGATGGCTAAAAAGGGGAAAGGACTCAGTAATGATGTTAAAGATAACGAAGAAGGCGGATTCTCAGGCATTTCAACGCCTACACTTTTATTAAATGGCATCAACCAATATGTCGATATTCAATGGCATACACCTGAGATTACCCCACAGCATTTTGAAAGCTATCAACAAGTCAAAGCAGATGTTCAATTTGAAACCAAAGATTTAATTCAAATTATCAAAAAGACGATAGATCGAGAATATCAAGATATACGTACGAACTTAACAAAAGGTCGACTTCAAAAAAATCTCATCAATTGGTTTATTGACGATCAATATAAGTTATTTTATAAAAAAGCTGATTTAAGCCAAACATTTGATGCTACATTTACATTGCTTATTGATGTATCTGCCAGTATGCATGACAAAATGGCAGAAACTATTAAAGGTGTAGTACTCTTTCATGAAACGTTAAAAGCGTTAAATGTTAAGCATGAAATCCTAGCATTTAGTGAGGACGCTTTTGAAACAGATGAAACATATCAACCCAATATTATTGAAGAAATTATGACTTACCATCGTTCGATATATCATGGCGAGGCACCACGCATCATGTCTTTAACACCACAAGATGATAATCGTGATGGTGTTGCAATCCGTGTGGCAAGTGATCGATTACTTAAACGCTCCGAAACACAAAAATTTCTAATAGTTTTTTCGGACGGTGAACCGTCAGCATTCAACTATAGCCAAGATGGTATACTGGATACTTACGAAGCTGTCGAAGCATCACGTAAGCTAGGTATCGAAATTTTCAATGTCTTCTTAAGTCAAGAACCGATTACGGAATCTATCGAACAAACTGTTCATAATATTTATGGGCAGTACGCTATTTTTGTTGAAGGTGTATCACATCTTCCAAGTTTACTTTCCCCATTGTTGAAAAAGTTATTACTCAAATCATTTTAG
- a CDS encoding ATP-binding protein, which translates to MQQLNTHYINSDKTVYEDAKKMFDLNKNILLKGPTGSGKTKLAETLSADVNLPMHQVNCSVDLDAESLLGFKTIQTSDSGQQEIVFIDGPVIQAMKKGHILYIDEINMAKPETLPILNGVLDYRRQLTNPFTGEVIKAASSFKVIAAINEGYVGTLPMNEALKNRFVVINVEYIDGDILSDVIKAQSLLQDEQLISQIIQFNADLRTMTQQGQLSEEAASIRALIDMSDLATVMPIERAIKRTIIDKLEDEREQQAILNAVELNF; encoded by the coding sequence ATGCAACAACTTAACACTCATTATATTAACTCTGACAAAACGGTTTATGAAGATGCTAAAAAAATGTTTGATTTAAATAAAAATATTTTACTCAAAGGACCCACAGGCTCTGGTAAAACAAAATTAGCAGAAACATTAAGTGCTGATGTTAATTTGCCAATGCATCAAGTAAATTGTTCTGTTGATTTAGACGCTGAAAGCTTACTCGGTTTTAAAACGATACAAACTTCAGACAGTGGACAACAAGAAATTGTTTTTATAGATGGGCCTGTTATTCAAGCGATGAAAAAAGGACATATTTTATATATTGATGAAATAAATATGGCTAAACCTGAAACACTGCCTATTTTAAACGGTGTTTTAGATTACAGACGCCAATTAACAAATCCTTTTACAGGGGAAGTCATTAAAGCTGCTTCTAGTTTCAAAGTAATTGCAGCAATTAATGAAGGCTATGTTGGTACTTTACCAATGAATGAAGCACTTAAAAATAGATTTGTAGTAATCAATGTAGAATATATTGATGGGGACATATTAAGTGACGTAATTAAAGCACAAAGTTTATTGCAAGATGAACAACTGATTTCACAAATCATTCAATTCAATGCTGACTTACGTACTATGACACAACAAGGACAACTTTCAGAAGAAGCTGCAAGTATTCGCGCTCTGATTGATATGAGTGACTTAGCTACTGTCATGCCTATCGAAAGGGCTATCAAACGTACAATTATTGATAAATTAGAAGACGAACGTGAACAACAAGCCATTCTCAATGCCGTTGAACTTAATTTTTAA
- a CDS encoding DUF6501 family protein translates to MLHETWKEKPAIKHVKVVHTDASKFTVKDMLTIGKTYPVVNETEEYYQIIDNSGHVGGYYKTYFEEI, encoded by the coding sequence ATGTTACATGAAACATGGAAAGAAAAACCGGCTATTAAACACGTAAAAGTCGTGCATACAGATGCTAGTAAATTTACTGTCAAAGATATGCTTACTATCGGTAAAACATATCCTGTAGTAAATGAAACAGAAGAGTATTATCAAATAATTGATAACTCAGGGCATGTCGGTGGATATTATAAAACTTATTTTGAAGAAATTTAA
- a CDS encoding lactoylglutathione lyase: MTGIRSVTLGTENIDKTIHLFHNIIGMRYVKRDTTVQFGDVSLNPGTRLQFVKIPRSLTPNQSHFESIGLRTPSDQGLQEYKDIFEQNDITFSEITKMNGHAHFYIHDHHTQRVDIYSNEHNSGVQLGTPDDSSSVNPLHQVQGLGPVIVRTNEVLITITLLTKIFNFELYAEYQNHENQTVTVLQRGQGGLGSEVHLYQAKTPIQLSEYGIIEQLEFTATNIDEFQNAIAQLKQHDIPYQMLQNTQKNTKTVRVSDTSGISFLLTLDMKKDD, translated from the coding sequence ATGACAGGTATTCGTAGTGTTACATTAGGAACTGAAAATATAGACAAAACCATTCATTTATTTCATAATATCATTGGTATGCGTTATGTTAAACGTGACACCACTGTTCAATTTGGTGATGTTTCATTAAATCCTGGCACACGCTTACAATTTGTTAAAATTCCTAGATCTTTGACACCTAATCAATCGCATTTTGAATCTATCGGTTTAAGAACACCGTCAGATCAAGGACTACAGGAATACAAAGATATATTCGAGCAAAATGATATCACATTTTCAGAAATAACTAAAATGAACGGTCATGCACATTTTTATATTCATGATCATCATACACAAAGGGTTGATATTTATTCAAATGAGCATAATAGCGGTGTGCAATTAGGTACGCCTGATGATAGCAGCTCTGTCAATCCGCTTCATCAAGTTCAAGGGCTAGGTCCTGTAATAGTAAGAACAAATGAAGTTTTGATTACAATAACTTTACTAACTAAAATCTTTAATTTTGAGTTATATGCTGAATATCAAAATCATGAGAACCAAACTGTCACTGTACTTCAAAGAGGACAAGGAGGACTTGGTTCCGAAGTGCATCTATATCAAGCGAAGACCCCCATACAATTATCAGAATATGGTATAATTGAGCAACTTGAGTTTACTGCTACAAATATAGATGAATTTCAAAATGCAATAGCACAGTTAAAACAGCATGATATCCCTTATCAAATGCTCCAAAATACACAGAAAAACACTAAAACAGTACGTGTTAGTGATACAAGTGGAATATCATTTTTATTAACTTTAGATATGAAAAAGGATGATTAA
- a CDS encoding IS110 family transposase, with protein sequence MNYLGVDISKRSSVVAHYHNDQFQREFTIQNNKNGYNYLLKYLNDLDHLQIIFESTGIYSRGMTRFCRVNQINYIEMNPLEAKFRTSSLRSWKTDKSDAHKLAQLAPTLKGMETLPMYEAIFFELRERVRFHLEIENKQNRLKFEIVEQLHQTFPGLEKLFSSRYSIIALNIAERFTHPDMVRNMDIDTLISYIFNSTDKGLSMNKAENHAHQLVNIARESYPNVDRHSFLVEKARLLIRQLKQSIQHLKQLDEDMIQLAQQLDCFEHIHSIPGIGKLSAAMIIGELGDITRFKSNKQLNAFVGIDIKRYQSGSTQSRDTINKRGNKKARRLLFWVVMNIIRGQHHYDNHVVDYYYKLRKQPHEKAHKTAVIACINRLLKTIHYLVMNQKLYDYQMSPH encoded by the coding sequence ATCAATTACTTAGGTGTTGATATTAGTAAAAGAAGTAGTGTCGTAGCTCATTATCATAACGATCAATTTCAAAGAGAATTTACCATTCAAAATAATAAAAATGGTTATAATTATTTATTAAAGTATTTGAATGATTTAGACCACCTACAAATCATTTTTGAATCTACTGGTATTTATTCAAGAGGTATGACTCGATTTTGTCGCGTAAATCAAATTAATTATATTGAGATGAACCCGTTAGAAGCTAAATTCAGAACAAGTTCTTTAAGATCATGGAAAACTGATAAGTCAGACGCACATAAACTTGCGCAATTAGCACCTACTTTAAAAGGAATGGAAACCTTACCTATGTATGAAGCTATCTTCTTTGAGTTGCGAGAGCGTGTACGTTTTCATCTGGAAATTGAAAATAAACAAAATCGGCTTAAATTTGAAATTGTTGAACAGCTTCATCAAACTTTTCCTGGTTTAGAAAAATTATTTAGTAGTCGATATTCTATCATTGCACTTAACATCGCAGAACGATTTACTCATCCAGATATGGTGAGAAATATGGATATTGATACCCTTATTTCTTATATATTCAATTCGACTGATAAAGGTCTATCTATGAATAAAGCTGAAAATCACGCACACCAATTGGTTAACATTGCTCGGGAAAGCTATCCGAATGTCGATAGACATTCATTCCTTGTAGAAAAAGCACGGTTGTTAATTAGACAATTAAAACAATCTATACAACATCTTAAACAATTAGATGAAGACATGATTCAATTAGCGCAACAACTTGATTGTTTTGAACATATTCATTCAATACCAGGCATTGGAAAACTATCTGCAGCTATGATTATTGGAGAACTTGGAGATATTACGCGATTTAAATCGAATAAACAATTAAATGCATTTGTAGGCATCGATATCAAACGATATCAATCAGGTAGTACGCAAAGTAGAGACACAATTAATAAGCGTGGCAATAAAAAAGCAAGAAGATTATTATTTTGGGTGGTTATGAATATAATAAGAGGGCAGCATCATTATGACAATCATGTCGTCGATTATTACTATAAGCTAAGAAAGCAGCCTCATGAGAAAGCTCACAAGACTGCCGTCATCGCTTGTATTAATCGTCTCTTAAAAACGATTCATTATTTAGTAATGAATCAGAAATTGTACGATTATCAAATGTCCCCACATTAG
- the sucB gene encoding dihydrolipoyllysine-residue succinyltransferase, with product MAEVKVPELAESITEGTIAEWLKQVGDTVDKGEAILELETDKVNVEVVSEEAGTIQELLAEEGDTVEVGQAIAVVGEGGASAEQSQTKDSDQASKQNETEDKEEKAENQSDKQSSSQTSNERINATPSARRAAREKGIDLSDVASKANDVVRKEDVEKGAQKKNSNSEQSSQKSQPQQQAHPSKPVIREKMSRRKKTAAKKLLEVSNNTAMLTTFNEVDMTNVMNLRKRKKEQFMENHNGTKLGFMSFFTKAAVAALKKYPEVNAEIDGEYMVTKQFYDIGVAVSTPGGLLVPNVRDCDKKNFAEIEQEIADLAAKARDNKLTLDDMMNGSFTITNGGIFGSMMSTPIINGNQAAILGMHSIITRPIAVDKDTIENRPMMYIALSYDHRIIDGKEAVGFLKTIKELIENPEDLLLES from the coding sequence ATGGCAGAGGTTAAAGTTCCAGAATTAGCAGAATCTATCACAGAAGGTACTATTGCAGAGTGGTTAAAACAAGTGGGGGATACTGTAGATAAAGGTGAAGCAATTTTAGAGTTAGAAACTGACAAAGTTAATGTTGAAGTCGTTTCTGAAGAAGCCGGAACTATTCAAGAACTATTAGCAGAAGAAGGAGATACGGTTGAAGTAGGTCAAGCAATTGCAGTAGTCGGTGAAGGTGGCGCTTCAGCTGAACAATCTCAAACTAAAGACTCAGATCAAGCATCTAAACAAAATGAAACAGAAGATAAGGAAGAAAAAGCTGAAAATCAATCCGACAAACAATCGTCATCTCAAACTTCAAATGAACGTATCAATGCAACACCATCTGCGCGTCGTGCTGCTCGTGAAAAAGGTATTGATTTGAGCGATGTGGCTAGTAAAGCAAACGATGTCGTACGTAAAGAAGATGTAGAAAAAGGGGCACAAAAGAAAAATTCTAATTCAGAACAATCATCTCAAAAATCACAACCACAACAACAAGCACATCCATCTAAACCTGTTATTCGTGAAAAAATGAGTCGTAGAAAGAAAACTGCCGCTAAAAAATTACTTGAAGTAAGCAATAATACAGCGATGTTAACAACTTTCAATGAAGTTGACATGACTAATGTTATGAACTTACGTAAACGTAAAAAAGAACAATTTATGGAAAATCATAACGGCACTAAACTCGGTTTTATGTCATTCTTCACTAAAGCCGCTGTTGCTGCTTTGAAAAAGTATCCTGAAGTTAACGCAGAGATTGATGGCGAATACATGGTTACAAAACAGTTTTATGATATTGGTGTTGCCGTTTCAACACCAGGCGGTTTACTCGTTCCAAATGTTCGCGATTGTGACAAGAAAAATTTTGCTGAAATTGAACAAGAAATTGCTGACTTAGCTGCTAAAGCTCGCGATAATAAACTGACACTTGATGACATGATGAATGGTTCATTCACGATTACGAATGGCGGTATTTTTGGCTCTATGATGTCAACACCAATTATTAATGGTAACCAAGCTGCAATTTTAGGTATGCACTCAATTATCACTAGACCTATCGCTGTTGATAAAGATACCATTGAAAATCGTCCTATGATGTATATTGCATTAAGCTACGATCATCGAATTATTGACGGTAAAGAAGCAGTTGGATTCTTAAAAACAATCAAAGAATTAATTGAAAACCCTGAAGATTTATTATTAGAATCTTAA
- a CDS encoding 2-oxoglutarate dehydrogenase E1 component, with amino-acid sequence MKNDKQVTEAPVNFGANLGLMLELYDQFLEDPSSVTEDLQVLFSTIKDGEPSVTSQTSQSSSGDSTIKRVMRLIDNIRQYGHLQADIYPVNRPERKNVPKLEIGDFNLDKQTLEGISAEIVSDHFKDIYDNAYEAILRMEKRYKGPIAFEYTHINNNKERVWLKRRIETPYKANLNKEEKVNLFKQLAHVEGFEKYLHKNFVGAKRFSIEGVDALVPMIAHTIKRAAEEEITNIQIGMAHRGRLNVLTHILRKPYEMMLSEFMHTDPMKFIPEDGSLSLTSGWTGDVKYHLGGSKKISDHGIDQTITLANNPSHLEVVAPVVTGRTRATQDNTQQPGQVSTEYNNGMPIIVHGDAAYPGQGVNFETMNLGNLDGFNTGGTMHIITNNRIGFTTDPEDGRSTTYATDVAKGYDVPIMHVNADNIEATIEAIDIAMEFRKTFHKDVVIDLVGYRRFGHNEMDEPTLTNPIPYKEIKKHSTVEYIYGEKLVDEGIIDKTEMENIIENVQKEMRKAHDRIDKNDKMDNTDMDIPEEISEPISSNDSELSFERLKKINDAMLTYPDQFNVLKKLNRILEQRRNPFDDEKGLVDWAHAEQLAFATVMQEGTPIRMTGQDSERGTFSHRHAVLHDQENGETYIPLQNVPDQKATFDIHNSPLSEAAVVGFEYGYNVEHPESFNIWEAQFGDFSNMAQMYFDNFIFSGNAKWGEHSGLTFFLPHAFEGQGPEHSSARLERFLQLASENNMTVCNLSSSSNYFHLLRAQAASLGTKAMRPLVLMSPKGLLRNKTVAKPIKEFTSGKFEPILIESHDTSKIKKVILASGKMFIDLKEKLQEESNSEILLIAVERLYPFPESEILDVLSTLPNLETVAWVQEEPQNQGSWNFVYPILNRIVGDKYTLVYHGRKRRAAPSEGDGEIHKLVQNIIIENSLNI; translated from the coding sequence ATGAAGAACGATAAACAGGTGACAGAGGCGCCTGTAAACTTCGGAGCCAATTTAGGATTAATGCTAGAACTATATGATCAATTTCTAGAGGATCCAAGTTCAGTTACTGAAGATTTACAAGTACTCTTTAGTACAATTAAAGATGGTGAACCTAGTGTCACATCTCAAACGAGTCAATCAAGTTCGGGGGATAGCACAATCAAGCGTGTTATGAGGTTGATTGATAATATTAGACAATATGGGCATTTACAAGCTGACATTTATCCTGTAAATAGACCGGAAAGAAAAAATGTACCTAAGTTAGAAATTGGCGATTTTAATTTAGATAAGCAAACGCTCGAAGGTATATCTGCAGAAATTGTTTCTGATCATTTTAAAGATATTTATGACAACGCATATGAAGCAATTTTAAGAATGGAAAAACGTTATAAAGGCCCAATTGCATTTGAATATACACACATTAATAATAATAAAGAACGTGTATGGCTAAAAAGACGCATTGAAACACCATATAAAGCAAACTTAAACAAAGAAGAAAAAGTTAATTTATTTAAACAATTGGCGCATGTGGAAGGCTTTGAAAAGTATCTCCACAAAAATTTTGTTGGTGCAAAGCGTTTTTCAATCGAAGGTGTAGACGCTTTAGTGCCTATGATTGCTCATACAATTAAACGTGCTGCTGAGGAAGAAATTACAAATATTCAAATCGGTATGGCGCACCGTGGACGCCTTAATGTATTAACTCACATATTAAGAAAGCCTTATGAAATGATGCTATCTGAATTTATGCATACAGATCCTATGAAATTCATTCCTGAAGACGGTAGCCTATCGCTAACTTCTGGTTGGACAGGTGATGTTAAGTATCATTTAGGTGGCTCTAAAAAAATTAGCGATCACGGAATCGATCAGACAATCACACTAGCTAACAACCCGAGTCATCTAGAAGTTGTAGCGCCAGTCGTAACTGGACGAACACGCGCCACTCAAGATAACACTCAACAACCTGGCCAAGTGTCCACTGAATATAATAATGGTATGCCAATCATTGTTCATGGTGATGCTGCGTATCCTGGGCAAGGTGTCAACTTTGAAACAATGAATTTGGGTAATTTAGATGGCTTTAATACTGGCGGTACAATGCATATTATTACGAACAACCGCATCGGTTTTACAACGGATCCTGAAGATGGCCGTTCAACAACATACGCTACAGATGTTGCAAAAGGGTATGATGTACCAATTATGCATGTCAATGCTGATAATATCGAAGCAACTATTGAAGCAATAGATATTGCTATGGAATTCAGAAAAACTTTCCATAAAGATGTTGTCATCGATTTAGTAGGGTATCGCCGTTTTGGCCACAATGAAATGGACGAACCTACTCTTACAAATCCTATCCCGTACAAAGAAATCAAAAAGCATAGTACAGTCGAGTACATCTATGGAGAAAAGCTTGTTGACGAAGGGATTATCGATAAAACTGAAATGGAAAACATCATCGAAAATGTGCAAAAAGAAATGCGCAAAGCACATGATCGTATTGATAAAAATGATAAAATGGATAACACTGATATGGATATTCCTGAAGAAATTTCAGAACCTATTTCAAGTAATGACTCCGAGTTATCTTTTGAACGACTCAAAAAAATCAATGATGCTATGTTGACTTATCCAGATCAGTTCAATGTATTAAAAAAATTAAATCGCATTTTAGAACAGCGACGTAACCCATTTGATGATGAAAAAGGATTAGTAGACTGGGCACATGCTGAGCAGTTAGCATTTGCTACTGTTATGCAAGAAGGTACACCTATACGCATGACTGGTCAAGATTCTGAAAGAGGTACTTTTAGCCATAGACACGCAGTTTTACACGATCAAGAAAATGGCGAAACTTATATCCCGTTGCAAAACGTACCTGATCAAAAAGCAACATTTGATATTCATAATTCACCACTTTCTGAAGCTGCTGTCGTTGGTTTCGAATATGGATATAATGTTGAACATCCAGAATCATTCAATATTTGGGAAGCTCAATTCGGAGACTTTTCAAATATGGCACAAATGTATTTTGATAACTTTATATTCTCCGGTAATGCAAAATGGGGTGAACACTCAGGTCTTACGTTCTTTTTACCACATGCATTTGAAGGACAAGGACCAGAACATTCATCTGCACGTCTAGAGCGTTTTTTACAGCTTGCATCTGAAAATAATATGACAGTTTGTAATTTATCAAGCTCGAGTAACTATTTCCATTTATTACGTGCACAAGCAGCAAGTTTAGGTACTAAAGCAATGCGTCCACTTGTTTTAATGTCACCAAAAGGACTATTAAGAAATAAAACAGTGGCTAAGCCAATTAAAGAATTTACATCCGGTAAATTTGAGCCGATTTTAATTGAATCACATGATACATCAAAAATTAAAAAAGTCATTTTAGCATCTGGAAAAATGTTTATTGACTTAAAAGAAAAACTACAAGAAGAATCCAATTCTGAAATTTTATTAATCGCGGTAGAGAGATTATATCCGTTCCCAGAGAGTGAGATATTAGATGTTTTAAGTACATTACCTAACTTAGAAACTGTCGCTTGGGTACAAGAAGAGCCACAAAACCAAGGCTCTTGGAATTTTGTATATCCTATCTTAAATCGCATAGTTGGAGATAAGTATACGTTAGTTTATCACGGCAGAAAGCGTCGTGCTGCACCATCTGAAGGTGATGGCGAAATACACAAACTGGTTCAAAATATCATTATTGAAAACAGCTTAAATATATAG